The window AATGATTCGTCGCCAATCATCCAATGTATATGAAAACAATGAAACTATACATGAAGTTATTTCAGCCCTACTTCTACTTCggaatgaaaatattgtttccACTCAAACTCATACCACATTTTTAAATCAACAAGATTCAACCATTAATAGGATTATAATTCCCGACGCCACAAGTAATGCAATTAAAAGTGAGAAGAGGGAGCTAAAAATTGAAGAAAGTGTAAAGGCGGCTAAAATTGTTGCCGATTGTGATGCTTTGTTGCCTATCTGAATGATGGCTAAAATTCGTGAGATTGAAAGATCCAATCCCATATTCGTGAGATTGTTGACGATTGTGATGTTTATGTTGCCTATGTTTTGATATAATTAGAGTAAATTGTGATGCTTATGATGCCTATGTTTTGATATAATTAGAGTAAATCCACCCCCAAATTGATAGAATAATATGTTTTGatataattagaataaattCACTCCAAATTAATAGAATAGTAGTTAGATAGTCTAATTAATAGTCTTAGATattataaaatctaatatatatatataataaataataataattattattattatagataattttgtttacaattaattaatgtttcttttatttttaaaaattagttaaaaaaaagcCAACCCAAATGTTAATGTAATGGAGTTGGTGATTTTtgatataatatgaatatattttagttagataattattagtattataattgattaaatgtaattattgttattattttttataattgattaaatgtgattattgttattatgaaGTTTAAGtaataaagtatttattatataaatatagagaaatgattggaagagagaatttgagggagagaatgatgtggcgcaagttgattagccaaaaaaaataacaaaaatacacATCATTCACTTTCTCAAATTTCTTCCCTTATCACTCCTCATAAATATAAGATATGttatcatataattaaatatattttttaaagaataaataaataaaataaaattatattatattttaaataatagtaagtaattaaaatatgagGTATTGATGTACATTGACATTTTctgataaattattttcaattaaacaataagtttttttaataaaataaaacaatctgttaaaaatgataatatatatatatatatatatatatgttagaaataaaataaaacagttgaaaattttgttaatacAAAGGAAGGACgtagtaattatatattaaaaaaatatcattgaaatataagaataaatatatgttttattatttagttgtaaataatgaattaatttcaattaaattgcAACTAGAATATAGGCAATTAGGTTTAAGAACAAATTAAAGTTGGATaggtaaattttaattaaataattaattaaactatagcgctctcaaaataaaaataaaaaataaaaaattttagcTATCCAAACTAAATACTAATAATTAcagtgaataaattatatatatttaactagtTAATTagtatgattattattattattctttccttttttttaaaaaaaaaaaagtctattaTATTTTACATCTAGTTACTGATCATTTATTTGGAGGCATTATTCAGTATGaactttgaatcaaatttttttattattttatttccttaatcttctttcttgttcttttaaatacttaatttggctgtgttttatttatttatttattagctTCATTTAATCTGACCttgtttctttattattattattggtatGATATATTCCACTTCATAAATAAAAGGGTATGTTAAGCAAAAGAAAAACAAGATCGGGCTAGTTTGATTCCAGTTTATTTATGGCTTATTCGTGAATTGGTCTtttgaaagaagaaaacaaaaaaaaggagttatttatttttttggctgggttgttttatttattgataagcACTTGTgcctttaatatattttggttatttgaataatcttcaaataaatcattattattttatttatctatttattaattttattaattaaaatattaattaatttaataaatatatatttataatattaacttcttttaaatattttaactatataacttatttcttttataaattgaatttgaacaaattatttaaacaattcaaaAAAACAAAGCCTTAATAAACGTGGTCCTCGTTTTACTTGGTTTGACTTTGTTCATCTGTGGACCTAATTAAGAGATACCTAAGTAGGAGATGCTTCATTTCTTTTGAGATTGTTCGGGTTATTGGATCaacataaaaatagaaaaaattacgACGATGAtggatgattttgaaaagataataattatttttagtaaaaatatttaaatgatataactatgtataaattaaataaataataataatttaaaatatatgatattttaatattttgattattaaattgTGTGAGTTAATagatgagaaataattaaaatgatgtttgatttttgtttaagttattaaaataatccaaattgaaaaaaacatttttttagaacgaaacataaaattgaattgaatgttatatataataatatagtcTAAAGTTATTATAACATAGACattacattatatttaaaaaaattaatataatattataataatgatattatttataatattagaatattaaaatattgtaataatatttttacaaatattttattttatattataacgtccctccttaaatttaaaatggagaGTACTTGATCAATTTTAAGTTGAAGACGAGATTGTAAAATGTTAATGTTATGTTCTTTAAGTTTGTTAAACTCGTGAACGTTGTAATTCATCTGATTACATTATGATAATGTGTTCACTGATAAACCATGTAATAATGTAGAATTCTATGAGTATTTAATGTTAGGTGAACCAACAACTAAAAAAGAACTTTGAAGTTATATGTGAGTGATGAGATTCATTCAACAACATGATGATAGtgttttaactaattaataaactaGCGAAAAAGGTATAATCTTATGGATATATAATgttggggtgaaacaacaactaaaaaaattctaatgttACTCGTGAAATTTGAGATCCATCTAACAATAGGATGAAAGTGtgtttattaaataacaaacaaaaaaatcacgTATGATTGAATTAAGACTAATAAAATATGGGCATAAACTGTTTCGGGtaaaacaataacaaaaaaaactctaaatatatgattgttgaagaaaataaaaacatcaacataaatatttaaaaagaaaaaatattattaaaagtataagaataaattattagagCCCTAACCATTAATGGAGACACCCGAATATTGTGATTTTGGATGCTCATAAACGAAAACGTGGTTCTAATATCATGTTAAAATAGAGAGAAATATTATAATGGAGGTTATATAATGTCTAATATAGATTCTCACACAAAGTGAGGAATACGATGCTGGAGTGTCTTTCCTATAGAGCAGGATGGTTTTCTTGTCTTTGTTTATCACTATAATATTATACCCATTGGTTACAAGAGAAgtcatttaatataaatataatctaagtaatgtatttacaatttttaaatatgtcaacaaaagaattttttattaattatattacctacctcaaaaatgatttaatataatACAAACTAATAGGAAGTAAttggattaaaaatatattatatgaatgaAGTAAGACAATAATGGCATGCTTTAATAATTGAACCTTATGGCCCCCACAAATGACTAACACCAGCACATACCAATCCCTaatgagataatattattgtgagttttttttaaattaatttgtttttttttaaagtgtcataaaaataaagtaaacacATTATGAAATGAAACACCTTTTACATGGTGTTGTCTCCATCCATTTGCTTTTCATTTGAAATCACTTTTACAAACACTTAAAATTTtagctttttttttctttgtaatttttaaaatataaacctaCATTGAAACAAACATGGAAATCAATACATCTTActaaaacaacaacaacaaaaaaaactcaaatgatTTCCATCTCTTTGGATCCAAAACAGGGACCTTCTATCAGGCCTTTGAGTTATTTAGAACTTCaaacccaacccataattatcacaactaactaattatataatttttaaagtcttaatttaaagttgaatttgttatttataatatatatacttacctattatttatttatgagaaataataatttgttcattttgATCCATATATATGTTTCATATAATGACACCTAGTTAACTATGAATAAAATGACTTGATtagtatgtatttttttatttaaggcgTCATAAATCAGAGGTGATTTTCGATTTCTTAAAAACCAATTTTAtcactcaaattatttaatgagTTTTATTTATGTGTGGTCAGGCTGGATCTACATTTTATTAGCTcaactcaatttttatttttaccttaaaaatgtgacataattcattaatattctatttttttataaataaattcactATTTTTCTAATTATCAAAAATAGGTAAAAACATGCACTAATTTACCGTTCAATTTATAaacttctaaaaaaaaatattaaagttcaccaatttttatttttattttaaatttacctAAACTTTAGTCTTTGTATGGTGGTTATCTGTTGATGGTGAGATGACATTGTCTTTTAAGTCCAccaatcacatatatatatatatatatttttttaatatatgctgctataattttgaaataatatttggatGAAATTGTTGTTGTGATATTATTGCCTTATTGGATCCTTATCtgtaatgtaaaaatattagattgcagtaacattgtaaattatggttgaaatattattttagttgtcAAAATTTGTAGTGCGTTactaaaacattatatttttggaaaatttgaagaaataatCCTAAAAATTCCTTTAAATGCGCTAGTGACCGAcgtataaatttaattgcgcAGATGATCACTTAAAAATATTCTAACGAAATTACACcatcgcgtaacgcgaagaGCAGAATCGTCTCGTGACGTGTAAAAAGTCCAGAATATCCGGGCAAAATTGTCTCGCGAAGGGTAAATCGTCTCGCGACGACACCAATGAAGTAATACAATTAAAGACTAACGATAATGTTTTTCTATCGCGATACGATGTTGCTCTTTACGTTATGTGACGAGGTCATTTCGTCATAATATTTTGAAGCGCATTTAAAGACGTTTTCAGTGTcgtttcatcaaatttcccatattttttaagtcaaataatcttaaatgaattcagaaaataacaaaatttgaagtgaattctataaaataaataaaataataataattaatgctCGAAACCTCTAGAAATGAACTAAGTCTTAAACGTTGGCAAGATTCATATATAAAAGGAAAAGGAGGAAGGGTCGATTACTCCCAAAACCCTTTTGATCGTCACTTTCGTTCTTCAACAATGGTATTGGAGGTGTGTGTTAAGGCTGCTGTCGGTGCTCCTGAAGTACTTGGAGACTGTAATTTCCTCCTCCTCTCATAAATTTGagatttaaacttaaaatgggTTGATGTTGATTGTGTTTTTCCTTGAGATTTCAGGTCCTTTTAGCCAGAGGGTACTTCTCACCTTGGAAGAGAAGAAAGTTCCCTATAAGATTCATCTCATCGATGTCGCAGAGAAACCTCAATGGTAGAAACGACCGATCGAATTccatttcattttgtttttttttaagtatctGAAATTGGAAAACAAAATGTAGGTTTCTGGAGACTAACCCAGAAGGGAAAGTGCCGGTGATCAAAATTGATGATCAGTGGATTCCTGATTCTGATGTTATCGTTGGAATTGTGGAGGAAAAACACCCTGATCCTCCTCTAGCTCATCATCCAGAGGTTTCCACTGTGTATGTATCtctcttttatctttaaaaaactTGTTTTAGAAAAGATTCAGATGAGGAATGTTGTTTGAGTTACATTCTGACAGCAGAAAAACCCTTGATTTTGGTTTTCATTTGTGTGAGAGCAGAAAACCCTGTCTGGTTTCAACAAGTTACATTCTCTTGCTTATAAAATTCATACCCTTGATTTTGGTTTTCATTTGTGTGAATGTTGAGTGTTGAAGATATCTTGGGCAATCTATGCAAGTCCCTCAAACATTAGGTCATAGTTTTGGGCATGTTTGCTTATCTTCTTTAACATTACCTTTGAAAGCTCGAAACTGCCCATTATCTTTGAGTGGAAACATCTTACTTAATTGGGTGATTGATGATAGATGAGAATTATCTTCTTTAACAATACTGCAGATTATGTTGATTTGTCTTTTTTCTACATATGTAATCAATAGTGGTTCCAAGATATTCCCTGCTTTTGTGAGCTTCTTAAAGAGTAAGGATTCTAATGATGGGACAGAGCAAACTTTGCTAAATGAGCTGAAGACTTTGGATGAACATCTGAAAGCTAAGGTTAATACTTTATATTAGtatgctcttcttctttagtagcAAATGTTTTGGATTCATATTCGTGATTGTAATCAACAGGGACCATATGTTAATGGAGAAAACATTTGTGCTGTCGATTTGAGTCTGGCGCCCAAACTTTACCATCTCCAGGTTGCTCTCGGTCATTTCAAGGGTTGGAAAATCCCCGAAGAGTTTACTCATCTCAACAATTACATTAAGGTAAAAAACTTTGTTATACATTCTTGTTGGTTAAACTTTTTCCTTAAATTTCATCTTCTTCCATTTTTGCAGTTGCTCTTCTCTAGGGAGTCCTTCGAGAAGACTAAGCCTATTGCTGAAGAACACGTGATTGCTGGATGGGCGCCAAAGGTTAACCCTTCTACATAATTTCCCCGGTTTAAGCAAGTATTTGAATAATGATTTGAACCTTTTAAGGAGCTGTTGCAAATTCAACTCTATTAATTAGTATATGCATGAGACAAATTGCATGAGTTTGAGAAATTATTGGTATTTGCTCATAAGTGAGTTTCCTTGTGTTTcaacaataaaagaaaaaaaaaacatttacacTATAAATGGGCTTGAGCGTGCTCGGGTTTATGAGAATATTCATAATCGAGATGAACGAATGCACGCTCAATTTCAGGGAGGTGTTCTAGCTTCTCCTGCAATGTCTCCCCAATATCATGGGCTTCTTGCAAGGGCATGTCTCCTGGCAAGACAATGTCTACTTCCACAAAGTAGTGAGACCCAAATGTGTAGGCTCGAACCGTGTCTATGTGCCTTATCGCCTTATGGTGGTTCCAGCATAGATATGTTAGTTTCTGAAGGAATTCTGGTGCAGCTGATTTTCCCACCAGTGAATTCACATTCTCCAGTACAGTTAGTGACCATGTCCTGATAGTGTATAAGGCCAGCTGCATATgtataatgtgttaaaaatgagAACCACAACTTTTTTGAATCTAACAAGTTGAAGGCCTTAGTGCGCTTACAATGATAGCCCCAACTGGGTCCATCCAACCACTAATGTAGTTGGCAAGTAGGACAGCAACAAGGCCAATTGTGTTTGTGATTACATCAAAAAAGTGATCCTGTGCATATGCTTTCACAATCTCATCTTTAAAACTacgacagtaaataacaagaacCAGTTTAACCAAAGTCACCGAGAGCATTATACCAACAACCCATTGTTCTTGCTCCTTTGTCAATTTGAAGTTGCTATCCTGATAAACATTcattctatttatataataacaGTTATATATGAATATTGGCTAAGCGTAAAGCGCGCACGAATGATCTGATTTTCTTACATTAGACACAAGCGTCCTCAATGATTCCAATATGATCTGTAATCCTAGAGTTGCCATGACAGAAGCAAACACAAGAATACCCTGCAAAATAATTTTCTGATAATAAAACTTGCACATTTCAACACCACCAACAACAAAATAGTAACTAACCAATGGCTGCATACGCTTCTTCCCAATGGGATATTGATAAGGATTCGGCGTTTGCATGGAAAAGGCAGTAAACCAAAGGATAAATCCTGATAAAAGATCTAGAAGTGAGTCCAAAGTCGACGCAACTATGGCTAAAGAACCACTCCGGATGGATGCATAAACTTTAGCAGCAAAAAGAATCATGTTTGCAACATTAGATATTTGAATAGCCAGTGCCTCACTTCTAGCCAATTTTTCCTTCTCTTCCTACAACAAAGTAAAAACCTCCAAATCATATTCAATTCTAACCCAATCAACATTGTGTCTATTTCTCAATTCATTTACAAACCTTCGACATTCCTGGAACGAAACCTCGCTCTGCTAAAGCATCCATCTCGTTAAAGCCCTCGAGCATTTCTACTTGCTGCTGATAATACTCAGCAACATTATCTTCCGGTCCTTATATCCAATTGAGTAGAAAGAAGACTATCAAAATCTAAAGAAGAAGTAATTAAACTGAAAACTGAATCCTTATATCCAACTATTTCTTATCAAAACCATTATCAGTTCAATTAACTATCTTAAGAAACATTAAATTCTTAATAACCTTGCAAACTTATCTCTGCTCTACCACACATCTTCAACAGGATTCGCAAAAATAAACTGTCTATGTTTTCACTGCTTATAGGTTAAAAAGCTTGGAGAGATCGATCATATGATAAATCAGCGTTGTATTCAAGcataattataaacaataaatgaaTTGGACGGAGCTGGTAAATTGGAATCTAAAGAATAGTATATAATAATCATCCACCAAAGACAGAATATGAGGAATAAACAAAATAAGTGATGATCATGTCAGCAGAGAATATTGATTAGCAAATGAAGAAGAGATCATTTGAAGAGCGATGGATAATTAGTGAAATAACCTAAAACTCCGAGACAGTCATGGAGACGGCGCGGAGGCTTCTGTTTGTGTTCAGAGAACTGGAAGCCATCAAAGTTAAGTCTCCATGAAAGATCGCCATTGTTGGAATCCGACAAGAGAAACTGCTCCTCGGAGCTTTCACGATCGCCATCTTTTCCGGCGGCTTCCACCATTGTTGCTTGCTTCTAGTCGTCGGAGAAAAGATGTTAAACAATAAAAGCAGGGGAGGATGGATGAGTAATTTATGAAACCTTGTTTGGTTTGAAGAAAtcacttttacttttttttattgaagataatatatttaaaatttgatataaagaagaatcattacatattgaaataacaaatatgtaaaatataaattgaattcaaataGGACTCTAACGGCGGCTGTTTGTTTGTGGTGGCCGGTGGGGGCAAAGTTGGTATTTTAAAACGCCCGAAATAACCGGAATTGAAAGGTGTACGTGTCCGAATCTGACGGTTGGATTTTCATGTCGAGTCACCATCGTTTCTACTCCGACCCTATTTTTATGTgcgttattatttaatattaatttatataaactattgttgtatcaaaataaataaaaagtgctattatttattaatattttttacttggAGTGGAAATTTTACTTATAAGAGTTAAAGATTCATAATGACGTTAAATTTAAGTCAATACCAActctaatttatctttttttttgacAGCACACTGAAGATGATCTTGTTATAACAGAATTCAAAAGATGgcataactaataaaaaaatatatatttaatgtagtTTACTAAGATAAAACTTGATTATGTTTAGAagacataatattattaagtataTAGAGTTATGAGACGAGTTTATATAATATCTGGTCCTCCAAAACACTACAGAAATTAAGATTAGAAACGATATTTTTAAGACAAATACTCCAACTTTCTAAAATGTCCGACTATACATTAAATAGGTCAATATCGTGACATTACGCATGGGTGATCTGGTCAATATATTTGGTTGAATGacatttatgtttattatttttcatgatAGATTATGTCTCCAATATCTTAATTACTGTttctaattgattatttttgggCTATATGATGAAATCAAACTAGCCTCTAATATGTTAGTCAAAAGATCCCCTAGCTATTGATTTTTTCTACCTATAGCCATCACGCATCTTTCTCTTATCAGCAAGCAAGcccttttataatttatttattctattaaacattattattttgcttaatgtttctttatttaataaaaaatgtcaagTGAGCAACTCATGTCTCTTTTACTCCTATCTTAAATTGCACATTGCACATTGTATTTAattgaattagaaaaaaaatatatatgtgtgGCTGCTGGGATTCGAGCCCAGGTCTCCACGGCCACAACGTGGAATTCTTACCACTAAACTACAGCCACATTTGATTGAAAAcgaaatcataattattatgttaCATATTTAGATATAAGACTGAATTTAATTAGTATTAGAAAACAATTATTCGTTTGCAATTATtagaatttcattttttaaatcttttttttttatatcaattctATGAGATATgcgttatattttttcttatattgttTGCATTTGATATTGAAATTAATCCTTGTTATATGTATATGACCATAccttcctatttttttttaaagaaaaagatTGATAGCTTATAAAATACACAACAATAATCTATAATGACAAttatagagaaaaatatataaaagtgatcaataattaaaatactcaaaattttaCTGAGATTCATCAAATAATATCTACTTccttatcattttatatatataatgatcatAATGAGATGAGTTTATTCACAACCACAGTCAAAGATGacaaatgaaaacaaaacaattCCATTGCATTATTAAATGTTTGTAGGGTATAAATAAACTAactaaatcaatcaatcatgaTAACATTAACCGATATtgctcaaacaaaaaaatatcaaaccgaaccggtcaaatcaaattcattacgatttttcttttatcaacAATTTCAACGGTTCAGTTTATCAGTTCAACGTCATTGAAAGTGCTCAAACCGACCAAATGATTTAtaagtaatatttaaataaaatagaataaaaatcgAATATTAAACTGACAATAATAAGTAATGTATAATAATTAAGGGCgtgttctctttgggttttaaaaaatctcaatcaaaatcaattttcaaataatctcttctcaacaatcatatcactcatttcattaactaaaatacaatttattttaaattattattttttattttattcatatatatatcaataccttttaagtctttttaccaaaaataatcatcaccaattattatttgttttttttcctCTAAGTTTTTTATAAACCTGAATCCGAACAAGACCTAAGTTATAATGCAcgtataaactaataatatgagaaaataaaatgaacttaaaaatttgttaatacattatacaaaatataaactattactattaataaactaatttaattttataattgttgatTCAGTATTAGTGTgatatatagtaaaaaaaaataatttaatgtatttgtattttaaaaattatgttaccgaatcttattaataatatttgtatttgttcatatatatgaaaatatgtatagattgttattaatatatatttaatctattttaataaatttgtaccGATTAAACCAATCAACCCAGTTTTCTAATCGTTCAAACTGAACCGATAAAACTGACGGTTTGAAATTTAGTAAAACAACGTCAACGATTTGAACGTGTATTTCGGTCGATAATCATGTTCACTTTGAAATCCATATTTTGGTTGTTAGATTTAGGGTAATACCGTTTATccaattctaaataaaaatggtttaaatagctctttaattttaaattgtggTTCAAACTTCAAACCCACCTTGTatgttatttcttttaaaattttcttctaaacataaaaaaaaaaaaatgttatatatatttatatcaatcAAGTATCTATTTcaacttttcaaattaaatttattattttatttgtaaatataatatcaaaattttttcttttttaatattatttcacgTATAATACTTCGctctatttaatatttaactccttttaaaatatttaaaagggaCTATAGTGTTAAattcttattaatatatatataattccaaTTAAACTTCTCACATGTAACTTTCAAATTTGAACTCGTATATACCAcaatctttaatatatatatatatatatataatttttaattgttagtaataattttatttatttatatttatatataaatatataaaagaaaattaaagtacaaattAATATTGATTTACTAGTCACCCACCTTTGACAAAGAGATTAGTATGAGAGTGTGCGATTCAGTAACTTCTCATTaagaattatattatatacatataagagattattttaaatatcccaaaacctaaatgtatttttatccaaataattagatttttctttggaaaGAAGGACGTAGCATGATTCCCACAATCTATAATGAATTATGTTCTTTTGGAATTCTAAGAAAGTATTGTTCACACCAAAGTTTGCTAAGACCTAATTATGTTGAAACAAACCAACTTACTTGTGATGAATTGTTTACGCTAATTTTTTAAGTAAGTTTGTTGGTGAAATTTTAACttgtgttattattattatttctcaaataattTCGAATGTAGTTGATCATTACAATTTAAAcactcttttttatattatttttattgatatgtTTATGTGattctcatttatattatattgtataatttaaaaataaaataaaccaagATCATTATATTCAACGTcatcttaaatatttataataaaataaaaaatattcttttgaaatAACTCTATtcataaacaattaataaactTTACTTATACATTATTAATCAAACTAGAAAAATTCTCGTGCGAACcacacgaataaaaatataaataaaaaataacatgtattcaatgtttaaaattcttaataaatcacgaataatatattaaaataaaaaataaaacactatcattccacattttattcatttcggtaaaacaatttatcttctcacatatctcatcacatattttttccgaataaaCCTCTCCTTTTACattttcactttggtcaatcaaatatttgattcatattcttaacatttagcatcgtg is drawn from Impatiens glandulifera chromosome 3, dImpGla2.1, whole genome shotgun sequence and contains these coding sequences:
- the LOC124929502 gene encoding glutathione S-transferase DHAR2-like, with product MVLEVCVKAAVGAPEVLGDCPFSQRVLLTLEEKKVPYKIHLIDVAEKPQWFLETNPEGKVPVIKIDDQWIPDSDVIVGIVEEKHPDPPLAHHPEVSTVGSKIFPAFVSFLKSKDSNDGTEQTLLNELKTLDEHLKAKGPYVNGENICAVDLSLAPKLYHLQVALGHFKGWKIPEEFTHLNNYIKLLFSRESFEKTKPIAEEHVIAGWAPKVNPST
- the LOC124929501 gene encoding metal tolerance protein 11 isoform X2, coding for MCGRAEISLQGPEDNVAEYYQQQVEMLEGFNEMDALAERGFVPGMSKEEKEKLARSEALAIQISNVANMILFAAKVYASIRSGSLAIVASTLDSLLDLLSGFILWFTAFSMQTPNPYQYPIGKKRMQPLGILVFASVMATLGLQIILESLRTLVSNDSNFKLTKEQEQWVVGIMLSVTLVKLVLVIYCRSFKDEIVKAYAQDHFFDVITNTIGLVAVLLANYISGWMDPVGAIILALYTIRTWSLTVLENVNSLVGKSAAPEFLQKLTYLCWNHHKAIRHIDTVRAYTFGSHYFVEVDIVLPGDMPLQEAHDIGETLQEKLEHLPEIERAFVHLDYEYSHKPEHAQAHL
- the LOC124929501 gene encoding metal tolerance protein 11 isoform X1, whose protein sequence is MVEAAGKDGDRESSEEQFLLSDSNNGDLSWRLNFDGFQFSEHKQKPPRRLHDCLGVLGPEDNVAEYYQQQVEMLEGFNEMDALAERGFVPGMSKEEKEKLARSEALAIQISNVANMILFAAKVYASIRSGSLAIVASTLDSLLDLLSGFILWFTAFSMQTPNPYQYPIGKKRMQPLGILVFASVMATLGLQIILESLRTLVSNDSNFKLTKEQEQWVVGIMLSVTLVKLVLVIYCRSFKDEIVKAYAQDHFFDVITNTIGLVAVLLANYISGWMDPVGAIILALYTIRTWSLTVLENVNSLVGKSAAPEFLQKLTYLCWNHHKAIRHIDTVRAYTFGSHYFVEVDIVLPGDMPLQEAHDIGETLQEKLEHLPEIERAFVHLDYEYSHKPEHAQAHL